The following proteins come from a genomic window of Edaphobacter sp. 4G125:
- a CDS encoding ROK family protein — protein MAKSVGVTLSEQIHTGFVVDHKLVGGLRRFPADEDDYGALVEMHTEALVETICEQIVAAADGEKNLDAVGLAVPGLVKSGVVEEAPNLAQLKGARLRDLLSMKLHDHGIAAPVMVLNDADGVAAGLAARHGKLDSMIRVWTIGMGIGHGRYPHTAGVWEGGHTVVTLDEKETFCGCGGRGHLEGIMGHRAMRLRFLDMEPDEVFEAAKKGDPRCLEFKKLYHKALAAATASSIHMAGPGKFFLTGTYVKNIDLPMLKDYMQQMVKMSPLQGYSIEVVEESAETRVIGSAVSAEQAAGL, from the coding sequence ATGGCGAAGTCAGTTGGTGTGACGTTATCGGAGCAGATTCACACAGGATTTGTAGTGGATCACAAGCTGGTGGGTGGGCTGAGACGTTTTCCTGCGGATGAAGACGACTATGGCGCGCTGGTGGAGATGCACACAGAGGCGCTGGTGGAGACGATCTGCGAACAGATCGTTGCCGCCGCCGACGGAGAGAAGAATCTCGATGCTGTTGGCTTGGCGGTTCCTGGCCTCGTAAAGAGCGGAGTCGTTGAAGAAGCTCCTAATCTGGCTCAACTTAAGGGCGCGCGGCTGCGAGATTTACTCAGCATGAAGCTGCACGATCACGGCATTGCTGCTCCGGTGATGGTGTTGAATGATGCCGATGGTGTTGCTGCGGGGCTGGCGGCCCGGCATGGCAAGCTGGACTCGATGATTCGTGTCTGGACGATTGGGATGGGGATCGGTCACGGCCGATATCCCCACACAGCGGGCGTGTGGGAGGGCGGCCACACCGTGGTTACGCTCGATGAGAAAGAAACCTTCTGCGGTTGCGGCGGTAGAGGCCATCTCGAAGGCATCATGGGTCATCGTGCGATGCGTTTGCGCTTCCTCGACATGGAGCCGGATGAGGTCTTCGAGGCTGCAAAGAAGGGCGATCCGCGATGCCTGGAATTCAAGAAGCTCTATCACAAGGCCCTGGCGGCGGCGACGGCCAGCTCGATCCACATGGCCGGCCCGGGCAAGTTCTTCCTGACGGGAACCTATGTGAAGAATATCGATCTGCCGATGCTCAAGGACTACATGCAGCAGATGGTCAAGATGAGTCCTCTGCAGGGGTACTCGATTGAAGTGGTGGAAGAGAGCGCGGAGACGCGCGTGATTGGATCAGCTGTTAGCGCGGAGCAGGCCGCAGGGTTATAG